The following coding sequences are from one Eublepharis macularius isolate TG4126 chromosome 19, MPM_Emac_v1.0, whole genome shotgun sequence window:
- the LOC129346324 gene encoding twist-related protein 2-like, which translates to MHCGLLGPPSRAQREEKEESSQTMKEESMCPDSPEGSLVTSEEESERLPRKGLRKRSQLGKPLMSSAPQECNTPSPQGKRSKRSPVPQTFEDMHTQRVIANVRERQRTQSLNDAFAELRKIIPTLPSDKLSKIQTLKLAARYIDFLYQVLQSDELDHKISSCNYLAHERLSYAFSVWRMEGAWSMSASH; encoded by the coding sequence ATGCACTGTGGCCTACTCGGTCCACCTTCCAGGGCTCAGcgagaagaaaaggaagagagtTCGCAGACGATGAAAGAGGAAAGCATGTGCCCGGATTCTCCGGAAGGCAGCTTGGTAACCAGCGAGGAAGAAAGCGAGAGGTTGCCCAGGAAGGGCCTTCGCAAGAGGAGCCAGCTGGGCAAGCCGTTGATGTCTTCGGCCCCCCAAGAGTGCAACACTCCCTCGCCGCAGGGGAAGCGCAGCAAACGCAGCCCTGTGCCGCAGACCTTCGAGGACATGCACACGCAGCGGGTGATTGCCAATGTGCGGGAGCGCCAGCGCACCCAGTCGCTGAACGATGCCTTTGCCGAACTTCGCAAAATTATCCCCACGCTGCCCTCCGACAAACTCAGCAAGATCCAGACGCTCAAACTGGCTGCCCGCTACATCGATTTCCTCTACCAGGTGCTTCAGAGTGACGAGTTGGACCACAAGATCTCCAGCTGTAACTACCTGGCCCATGAGAGGCTCAGCTACGCCTTCTCGGTCTGGAGGATGGAGGGGGCATGGTCCATGTCGGCATCCCACTGA